A region of Betta splendens chromosome 13, fBetSpl5.4, whole genome shotgun sequence DNA encodes the following proteins:
- the brip1 gene encoding Fanconi anemia group J protein isoform X2, translating into MAGVEYTIGGVKIHFPCKAYPSQLAMMNAIIRGLNSECHCLLESPTGSGKSLALLCSALGWQQAQCAKLKEAGNTGPDMNHSDEKSGDDITPCQSRSQLQHQLKPPVSSCMDANQQLGSAAESMSQQEEPQTKILSPASRLTEKFRSSPTSDCEKDNDFLPERKRMRTPDHKSRKRQRVERGVIFIDDDPELDSKSSDSQNQSTQATSPAAVLSPSCNIPETCPNWLCDSDNVKVKGKDGTKGIPKIFFGTRTHKQITQIAHELQRTAYSSVPMTILSSRDHTCVNPMVAPHSSRNERCKDLLEAKDGRSCRYYHGVHKMRDQYVLQSVHGLSNAWDIEDLVALGKRLRSCSYYAARELKQNASIIFCPYNYLLDPLIRESMEINLSGQILVLDEAHNIEDCARESASFTLDHKSLLMCRDELEGMVTNDIRATLHEPLRNFCYSLINWVQKSRSLMSDGGYEVASKVWSGKDVLNIFHTLGITADTFSILKQKLKAVLEKEECVRLVSGKEEMMPIATISSAASTVLKSLFMILDFLYREECRFAEDYRVALQKSYAWMNQNPPDVPDAQGFIARPGRQRHSVRVKAEVLTLSFWCLNPAVAFSDLKGIRSILLTSGTLSPMGSFASELGVKFPIQLEANHVINKSQVWVGTVGTGPLGRKLCATYQHTETYAFQDEVGALLHHVCQIVAKGVLCFLPSYKMLDKLRDRWTNTGLWKKLELKKAVITEPRGGAKGDFDDVLQTYYDAVKYCNERDGALLIAVCRGKVSEGLDFTDDNARAVVTIGIPFPNIRDLQVELKIKYNDQHCKTRGLLPGHRWYEIQAYRALNQALGRCIRHKNDWGALILVDDRYRTNPNKYITGLSKWVRHLVQHHDTFSNAMQSLAAFYQVQQNAQAAPVASQTTGSAASAPHCDLDVQSQTQQQQDSPFTDCCHVQSEPEPNKKAEPLQKMQTLPAQPHSSQKRPSPPLYPIFCSSPVSTSFKRPIFKEKALCNSKYLNQHSETTSYQSELKVQQQMLVTQEETETHVVKHGKIISENQTEPHKVTAESSTPTTTPGHEGESPAADDENETEDQSVFFTPELFESKGDESSPLTETEGLVLGSGGSTLPLEDVFCFEQGHRQQEADRGSRQSAISASEVRMKLSLGQADEMIEREEGQETVPVLNLIRRTGSRLCRLSRSRQRSSSTPTGN; encoded by the exons CAGTGTG CTAAACTTAAAGAAGCAGGAAACACCGGACCGGACATGAACCATTCAGACGAAAAGTCTGGAGATGACATCACCCCTTGTCAGTCaaggtcacagctgcagcatcagctaaAACCTCCTGTGTCATCTTGTATGGATGCAAATCAGCAGCTAGGTTCAGCAGCTGAAAGTA TGTCACAACAAGAAGAGCCACAGACTAAAATACTGTCTCCAGCCTCTCGTCTAACAGAGAAGTTCCGGTCGTCCCCCACATCTGACTGTGAGAAAGATAACGACTTCTTGCCAGAAAGGAAACGCATGCGCACTCCTGATCATAAG agCCGGAAAAGGCAGCGCGTGGAACGGGGAGTGATATTCATAGATGATGATCCAGAGCTGGACAGTAAATCATCAGATTCCCAGAACCAGAGCACACAGGCAACCAGCCCTGCAGCTGTTTTGTCCCCGTCATGCAAT ATTCCAGAAACCTGCCCCAATTGGCTATGCGATTCAGACAATGTGAAGGTCAAGGGCAAAGATGGCACAAAAGGGATTCCTAAAATTTTCTTtgggacgcgcacacacaagcaaataACTCAGATTGCCCACGAGCTGCAACGCACCGCTTACTCCAGCGTGCCAATGACAATCTTATCCAGCAGAGATCACacatgtgtcaatccaatggtGGCACCTCATTCCAGCCGCAATGAACGCTGCAAGGACCTGCTTGAGGCCAAGGAT GGAAGATCATGCCGCTACTATCATGGTGTCCACAAGATGCGGGATCAGTATGTTCTGCAGTCTGTCCATGGACTTTCCAACGCCTGGGACATTGAGGATCTTGTTGCGCTGGGCAAACGGCTCCGCTCGTGCTCTTACTATGCTGCCCGTGAACTTAAACAAAATGCCTCCATCATCTTCTGCCCATATAACTATCTGCTGGATCCACTGATCAGGGAGAGT ATGGAGATCAATCTGTCAGGTCAAATTTTAGTGCTGGATGAAGCCCACAACATTGAGGACTGTGCACGGGAGAGTGCCAGCTTTACTCTGGACCACAAGAGTCTTCTGATGTGCAGAGATGAGCTGGAGGGCATGGTGACCAATGACATCAGAGCTACTCTACATGAACCACTCAGAAACTTCTGTTATAGCCTAATCAA CTGGGTCCAGAAGAGTCGAAGCCTGATGTCTGATGGGGGGTATGAGGTCGCCAGTAAAGTGTGGAGTGGAAAGGATGTACTGAACATTTTTCACACGTTGGGCATTACTGCTGATACCTTCAGTATTCTGAAG CAAAAGTTGAAAGCGGTGCTAGAAAAGGAGGAGTGTGTTCGTTTGGTCAGTGGTAAAGAGGAAATGATGCCGATCGCAACCATCAGCTCAGCAGCGTCCACTGTCCTCAAAAGCCTCTTTATGATCTTGGACTTCCTCTACAGGGAGGAATGCAG atttgCTGAAGATTACCGTGTAGCTCTTCAGAAGAGCTATGCTTGGATGAATCAGAACCCACCTGATGTTCCTGATGCCCAGGGCTTCATTGCTCGGCCCGGCAGACAACGGCATAGTGTCAGAGTAAAGGCTGAAGTTTTGACCCTTAGCTTCTGGTGCCTCAATCCTGCTGTG GCTTTCTCTGACCTGAAAGGCATTCGAAGCATTCTGCTGACATCAGGAACCCTGTCACCCATGGGCTCCTTTGCCTCTGAACTTGGAGTAAAATTCCCCATCCAGCTGGAGGCCAACCATGTCATCAACAAGTCCCAG GTTTGGGTTGGCACTGTTGGTACAGGACCCCTAGGCAGGAAACTGTGTGCCACCTATCAACATACTGAGACCTATGCCTTTCAAGATGAAGTGGGAGCGCTGCTACACCATGTATGCCAAATTGTTGCCAAGGGCGTCCTCTGCTTTCTGCCTTCGTACAAG ATGTTGGACAAGCTGCGGGATCGATGGACCAATACTGGTCTGTGGAAGAAATTAGAGCTAAAAAAAGCAGTAATCACAGAGCCACGTGGTGGTGCGAAGGGGGACTTTGATGACGTCCTACAAACCTATTACGATGCAGTTAAATATTGCAATGAAAGAG ATGGTGCACTGCTGATCGCTGTGTGTAGGGGTAAAGTGAGCGAAGGCCTGGACTTCACAGATGACAATGCCCGGGCTGTAGTCACCATCGGAATTCCTTTCCCAAACATCAGAGATCTTCAG GTGGAACTGAAGATAAAGTACAATGACCAGCACTGCAAGACCAGAGGTCTCCTCCCAGGCCATCGCTGGTATGAGATTCAGGCCTATAGAGCCCTGAACCAAGCCCTAGGGAG GTGCATTCGACATAAAAATGACTGGGGTGCGCTGATTCTGGTGGATGACCGCTACAGGACAAACCCCAATAAGTACATCACAG GTTTGTCTAAATGGGTTCGTCACCTTGTTCAACATCATGACACCTTCAGTAATGCCATGCAGTCACTGGCAGCATTCTACCAGGTGCAGCAGAATGCACAGGCAGCTCCCGTGGCCAGTCAGACGACTGGCTCCGCTGCCTCAGCTCCTCACTGTGACTTGGACGTACAGAGtcagacacaacagcagcaggacagccCCTTCACTGATTGTTGTCATGTACAGTCAGAACCTGAACCAAACAAAAAAGCAG AACCTTTGCAGAAGATGCAAACACTGCCAGCACAGCCACACTCATCCCAGAAAAGACCATCACCGCCTCTGTACCCCATTTTCTGCTCCAGTCCTGTCAGCACCAGCTTCAAGAGGccaatatttaaagaaaaagctCTCTGTAACTCAAAGTACTTGAACCAGCATTCGGAAACAACCAGTTATCAATCTGAGCTCaaagtgcagcagcagatgttggtcacacaggaagagactgaGACACATGTTGTTAAACATGGTAAAATCATCAGTGAAAACCAAACAGAACCACACAAGGTGACGGCGGAGTCTTCTACACCAACAACCACTCCAGGCCATGAaggtgaatcacctgcagcagatgatgaaaatgaaacagaGGACCAGTCTGTCTTCTTTACTCCAGAACTTTTTGAGAGTAAAGGAGATGAAAGCAGTCcgctgacagagacagaaggcTTGGTTTTAGGGTCAGGCGGTTCTACTTTGCCATTAGAAGATGTGTTTTGCTTTGAGCAGGGCCATAGACAGCAGGAAgcagacagaggaagcagaCAGAGTGCTATCTCGGCCAGTGAAGTCAGAATGAAGCTGTCATTGGGACAGGCAGATGAAATGATAGAAAGGGAGGAAGGTCAGGAGACAGTGCCAGTGCTAAATCTAATCAGGAGAACAGGTAGCAGGCTCTGCAGGCTGTCCAGGTCCAGGCAGAGATCTTCCTCCACTCCAACAGGTAACTAA
- the brip1 gene encoding Fanconi anemia group J protein isoform X1, with protein sequence MAGVEYTIGGVKIHFPCKAYPSQLAMMNAIIRGLNSECHCLLESPTGSGKSLALLCSALGWQQAQCAKLKEAGNTGPDMNHSDEKSGDDITPCQSRSQLQHQLKPPVSSCMDANQQLGSAAESMSQQEEPQTKILSPASRLTEKFRSSPTSDCEKDNDFLPERKRMRTPDHKAVGWNPLLAVDEEYSSSVSRKRQRVERGVIFIDDDPELDSKSSDSQNQSTQATSPAAVLSPSCNIPETCPNWLCDSDNVKVKGKDGTKGIPKIFFGTRTHKQITQIAHELQRTAYSSVPMTILSSRDHTCVNPMVAPHSSRNERCKDLLEAKDGRSCRYYHGVHKMRDQYVLQSVHGLSNAWDIEDLVALGKRLRSCSYYAARELKQNASIIFCPYNYLLDPLIRESMEINLSGQILVLDEAHNIEDCARESASFTLDHKSLLMCRDELEGMVTNDIRATLHEPLRNFCYSLINWVQKSRSLMSDGGYEVASKVWSGKDVLNIFHTLGITADTFSILKQKLKAVLEKEECVRLVSGKEEMMPIATISSAASTVLKSLFMILDFLYREECRFAEDYRVALQKSYAWMNQNPPDVPDAQGFIARPGRQRHSVRVKAEVLTLSFWCLNPAVAFSDLKGIRSILLTSGTLSPMGSFASELGVKFPIQLEANHVINKSQVWVGTVGTGPLGRKLCATYQHTETYAFQDEVGALLHHVCQIVAKGVLCFLPSYKMLDKLRDRWTNTGLWKKLELKKAVITEPRGGAKGDFDDVLQTYYDAVKYCNERDGALLIAVCRGKVSEGLDFTDDNARAVVTIGIPFPNIRDLQVELKIKYNDQHCKTRGLLPGHRWYEIQAYRALNQALGRCIRHKNDWGALILVDDRYRTNPNKYITGLSKWVRHLVQHHDTFSNAMQSLAAFYQVQQNAQAAPVASQTTGSAASAPHCDLDVQSQTQQQQDSPFTDCCHVQSEPEPNKKAEPLQKMQTLPAQPHSSQKRPSPPLYPIFCSSPVSTSFKRPIFKEKALCNSKYLNQHSETTSYQSELKVQQQMLVTQEETETHVVKHGKIISENQTEPHKVTAESSTPTTTPGHEGESPAADDENETEDQSVFFTPELFESKGDESSPLTETEGLVLGSGGSTLPLEDVFCFEQGHRQQEADRGSRQSAISASEVRMKLSLGQADEMIEREEGQETVPVLNLIRRTGSRLCRLSRSRQRSSSTPTAGDLLIGAGALTKDPLDVKCISS encoded by the exons CAGTGTG CTAAACTTAAAGAAGCAGGAAACACCGGACCGGACATGAACCATTCAGACGAAAAGTCTGGAGATGACATCACCCCTTGTCAGTCaaggtcacagctgcagcatcagctaaAACCTCCTGTGTCATCTTGTATGGATGCAAATCAGCAGCTAGGTTCAGCAGCTGAAAGTA TGTCACAACAAGAAGAGCCACAGACTAAAATACTGTCTCCAGCCTCTCGTCTAACAGAGAAGTTCCGGTCGTCCCCCACATCTGACTGTGAGAAAGATAACGACTTCTTGCCAGAAAGGAAACGCATGCGCACTCCTGATCATAAG gcAGTGGGGTGGAATCCGCTGTTAGCTGTTGATGAGGAATATAGCAGCTCTGTT agCCGGAAAAGGCAGCGCGTGGAACGGGGAGTGATATTCATAGATGATGATCCAGAGCTGGACAGTAAATCATCAGATTCCCAGAACCAGAGCACACAGGCAACCAGCCCTGCAGCTGTTTTGTCCCCGTCATGCAAT ATTCCAGAAACCTGCCCCAATTGGCTATGCGATTCAGACAATGTGAAGGTCAAGGGCAAAGATGGCACAAAAGGGATTCCTAAAATTTTCTTtgggacgcgcacacacaagcaaataACTCAGATTGCCCACGAGCTGCAACGCACCGCTTACTCCAGCGTGCCAATGACAATCTTATCCAGCAGAGATCACacatgtgtcaatccaatggtGGCACCTCATTCCAGCCGCAATGAACGCTGCAAGGACCTGCTTGAGGCCAAGGAT GGAAGATCATGCCGCTACTATCATGGTGTCCACAAGATGCGGGATCAGTATGTTCTGCAGTCTGTCCATGGACTTTCCAACGCCTGGGACATTGAGGATCTTGTTGCGCTGGGCAAACGGCTCCGCTCGTGCTCTTACTATGCTGCCCGTGAACTTAAACAAAATGCCTCCATCATCTTCTGCCCATATAACTATCTGCTGGATCCACTGATCAGGGAGAGT ATGGAGATCAATCTGTCAGGTCAAATTTTAGTGCTGGATGAAGCCCACAACATTGAGGACTGTGCACGGGAGAGTGCCAGCTTTACTCTGGACCACAAGAGTCTTCTGATGTGCAGAGATGAGCTGGAGGGCATGGTGACCAATGACATCAGAGCTACTCTACATGAACCACTCAGAAACTTCTGTTATAGCCTAATCAA CTGGGTCCAGAAGAGTCGAAGCCTGATGTCTGATGGGGGGTATGAGGTCGCCAGTAAAGTGTGGAGTGGAAAGGATGTACTGAACATTTTTCACACGTTGGGCATTACTGCTGATACCTTCAGTATTCTGAAG CAAAAGTTGAAAGCGGTGCTAGAAAAGGAGGAGTGTGTTCGTTTGGTCAGTGGTAAAGAGGAAATGATGCCGATCGCAACCATCAGCTCAGCAGCGTCCACTGTCCTCAAAAGCCTCTTTATGATCTTGGACTTCCTCTACAGGGAGGAATGCAG atttgCTGAAGATTACCGTGTAGCTCTTCAGAAGAGCTATGCTTGGATGAATCAGAACCCACCTGATGTTCCTGATGCCCAGGGCTTCATTGCTCGGCCCGGCAGACAACGGCATAGTGTCAGAGTAAAGGCTGAAGTTTTGACCCTTAGCTTCTGGTGCCTCAATCCTGCTGTG GCTTTCTCTGACCTGAAAGGCATTCGAAGCATTCTGCTGACATCAGGAACCCTGTCACCCATGGGCTCCTTTGCCTCTGAACTTGGAGTAAAATTCCCCATCCAGCTGGAGGCCAACCATGTCATCAACAAGTCCCAG GTTTGGGTTGGCACTGTTGGTACAGGACCCCTAGGCAGGAAACTGTGTGCCACCTATCAACATACTGAGACCTATGCCTTTCAAGATGAAGTGGGAGCGCTGCTACACCATGTATGCCAAATTGTTGCCAAGGGCGTCCTCTGCTTTCTGCCTTCGTACAAG ATGTTGGACAAGCTGCGGGATCGATGGACCAATACTGGTCTGTGGAAGAAATTAGAGCTAAAAAAAGCAGTAATCACAGAGCCACGTGGTGGTGCGAAGGGGGACTTTGATGACGTCCTACAAACCTATTACGATGCAGTTAAATATTGCAATGAAAGAG ATGGTGCACTGCTGATCGCTGTGTGTAGGGGTAAAGTGAGCGAAGGCCTGGACTTCACAGATGACAATGCCCGGGCTGTAGTCACCATCGGAATTCCTTTCCCAAACATCAGAGATCTTCAG GTGGAACTGAAGATAAAGTACAATGACCAGCACTGCAAGACCAGAGGTCTCCTCCCAGGCCATCGCTGGTATGAGATTCAGGCCTATAGAGCCCTGAACCAAGCCCTAGGGAG GTGCATTCGACATAAAAATGACTGGGGTGCGCTGATTCTGGTGGATGACCGCTACAGGACAAACCCCAATAAGTACATCACAG GTTTGTCTAAATGGGTTCGTCACCTTGTTCAACATCATGACACCTTCAGTAATGCCATGCAGTCACTGGCAGCATTCTACCAGGTGCAGCAGAATGCACAGGCAGCTCCCGTGGCCAGTCAGACGACTGGCTCCGCTGCCTCAGCTCCTCACTGTGACTTGGACGTACAGAGtcagacacaacagcagcaggacagccCCTTCACTGATTGTTGTCATGTACAGTCAGAACCTGAACCAAACAAAAAAGCAG AACCTTTGCAGAAGATGCAAACACTGCCAGCACAGCCACACTCATCCCAGAAAAGACCATCACCGCCTCTGTACCCCATTTTCTGCTCCAGTCCTGTCAGCACCAGCTTCAAGAGGccaatatttaaagaaaaagctCTCTGTAACTCAAAGTACTTGAACCAGCATTCGGAAACAACCAGTTATCAATCTGAGCTCaaagtgcagcagcagatgttggtcacacaggaagagactgaGACACATGTTGTTAAACATGGTAAAATCATCAGTGAAAACCAAACAGAACCACACAAGGTGACGGCGGAGTCTTCTACACCAACAACCACTCCAGGCCATGAaggtgaatcacctgcagcagatgatgaaaatgaaacagaGGACCAGTCTGTCTTCTTTACTCCAGAACTTTTTGAGAGTAAAGGAGATGAAAGCAGTCcgctgacagagacagaaggcTTGGTTTTAGGGTCAGGCGGTTCTACTTTGCCATTAGAAGATGTGTTTTGCTTTGAGCAGGGCCATAGACAGCAGGAAgcagacagaggaagcagaCAGAGTGCTATCTCGGCCAGTGAAGTCAGAATGAAGCTGTCATTGGGACAGGCAGATGAAATGATAGAAAGGGAGGAAGGTCAGGAGACAGTGCCAGTGCTAAATCTAATCAGGAGAACAGGTAGCAGGCTCTGCAGGCTGTCCAGGTCCAGGCAGAGATCTTCCTCCACTCCAACAG